A single window of Archangium gephyra DNA harbors:
- a CDS encoding electron transfer flavoprotein subunit beta/FixA family protein, with protein MKILVTAKRVEDPESKIKVKPDGSGIVQEGLKYKINPFDEIGVEEGLRLVAKHGGEVVVVSIGGKEVQEQLRHALAMGATRAVWVNHTGPLDQMGVAGLLQKVAEKEKPDLVILGKQAIDDDQNQVGQYLAEYLGWGQATFASKVESLESEQEKNKVPALTVGADNKSVRVVREVDNGLATLECALPAVVTTDLRLNLPRYASLPGIMKAKSKPIEELTPQKLGVDVTPKVQVTKMASPPPRKAGIKVPDVATLVEKLRNEAKVV; from the coding sequence GTGAAGATCCTCGTCACCGCCAAGCGCGTGGAAGACCCCGAGTCCAAGATCAAGGTGAAGCCGGACGGCTCGGGCATCGTGCAGGAGGGGCTCAAGTACAAGATCAACCCCTTCGATGAGATTGGCGTCGAAGAGGGACTGCGCCTCGTGGCCAAGCATGGCGGCGAGGTGGTGGTGGTCTCCATCGGCGGCAAGGAAGTGCAGGAGCAGCTGCGGCATGCGCTGGCCATGGGTGCGACGCGCGCGGTGTGGGTGAACCACACGGGCCCGTTGGACCAGATGGGCGTGGCGGGGCTGCTGCAGAAGGTGGCCGAGAAGGAGAAGCCGGACCTCGTCATCCTGGGCAAGCAGGCCATCGACGATGACCAGAACCAGGTGGGCCAGTACCTGGCCGAGTACCTGGGCTGGGGCCAGGCCACGTTCGCCTCGAAGGTGGAGTCGCTGGAGAGCGAGCAGGAGAAGAACAAGGTGCCGGCGCTGACGGTGGGCGCGGACAACAAGAGCGTGCGCGTGGTGCGCGAGGTGGACAACGGGCTGGCCACGCTCGAGTGCGCGCTGCCGGCGGTGGTGACCACGGATCTGCGGCTGAACCTGCCGCGCTACGCGAGCCTGCCGGGCATCATGAAGGCCAAGAGCAAGCCCATCGAGGAGCTGACGCCGCAGAAGCTGGGCGTGGACGTCACCCCCAAGGTGCAGGTGACGAAGATGGCCTCTCCGCCGCCGCGCAAGGCCGGCATCAAGGTGCCGGACGTGGCGACGCTGGTGGAGAAGCTGCGCAACGAGGCGAAGGTCGTCTGA
- a CDS encoding electron transfer flavoprotein subunit alpha/FixB family protein, with protein MPIVLIVAEQQPDGNLRKATLNAVSAGKQLAEKAGAELHLVLLSKDPSKVGSELAGLGAKAVHTAAAPEFEHYLAETYAPAIAELAKSLGASYVGMASTAQGKDLMPRVAARLQAAMATDVMGFNGGGADVSFSRPMWAGNVFAEVKLTTPVKVFTLRATEFPAAAGGQGAAEVKTFSPKVETGKTKFVDFKEVKSARPELTEARVVVSGGRGTKGDFKEIEALADELGAAVGASRAVCDAGWVPNDLQVGQTGKVVAPQLYIAAGISGAIQHLAGMKSSKTIVAINKDAEAPIFQVADYGLVDDLFKVLPALREAIHKAKG; from the coding sequence ATGCCGATCGTTCTCATCGTTGCGGAGCAGCAGCCGGACGGGAACCTGCGCAAGGCGACCCTGAACGCCGTCAGCGCGGGCAAGCAGCTGGCGGAGAAGGCGGGCGCGGAGCTGCACCTGGTGCTGCTCTCCAAGGACCCCTCCAAGGTGGGCAGTGAGCTGGCGGGCCTGGGGGCCAAGGCGGTGCACACCGCCGCGGCGCCCGAGTTCGAGCACTACCTGGCCGAGACGTATGCCCCGGCCATCGCCGAGCTGGCGAAGTCGCTGGGTGCCAGCTACGTGGGCATGGCGTCCACCGCGCAGGGCAAGGACTTGATGCCCCGCGTGGCGGCGCGCCTGCAGGCGGCCATGGCCACGGACGTGATGGGCTTCAACGGCGGTGGCGCGGACGTGTCGTTCAGCCGGCCCATGTGGGCGGGCAACGTCTTCGCCGAGGTGAAGCTCACCACGCCGGTGAAGGTGTTCACGCTGCGCGCCACCGAGTTCCCCGCGGCCGCGGGGGGCCAGGGCGCCGCCGAGGTGAAGACGTTCTCGCCCAAGGTGGAGACGGGCAAGACGAAGTTCGTGGACTTCAAGGAGGTCAAGAGCGCGCGTCCCGAGCTGACCGAGGCGCGTGTGGTGGTCTCCGGTGGCCGCGGCACCAAGGGCGACTTCAAGGAGATTGAAGCGCTGGCCGACGAGCTGGGCGCCGCGGTGGGCGCCTCGCGCGCGGTGTGTGACGCCGGCTGGGTGCCCAACGACTTGCAGGTGGGCCAGACGGGCAAGGTCGTGGCGCCGCAGCTGTACATCGCCGCGGGCATCAGCGGAGCCATCCAGCACCTCGCGGGCATGAAGAGCTCCAAGACGATCGTCGCCATCAACAAGGACGCCGAGGCCCCCATCTTCCAGGTGGCCGACTACGGACTGGTGGACGACCTCTTCAAGGTGCTGCCCGCGCTGCGCGAGGCCATCCACAAGGCCAAGGGCTAG